In Setaria viridis chromosome 5, Setaria_viridis_v4.0, whole genome shotgun sequence, the genomic stretch AGTCTCTAATGGTTATATGTAGTTTTATCTATAAGAGTGTACATGTAATCTATATACTACACTGAAGTTAACTTCTCTAATGGCTTACCTACAAGGTTGTCTCTTAATTTTATTAATGCTTGCATACGATTGGTTAATGTGGTGATAattgctttgtttttttttgataaaaatgCTTTGTTTTCTCCCAAGCAAGAACTATTTTTGTTCTCTCCATCCACTAATTCTCGTCCACTAGGATAATTGCTAAGGTGTAGTACCACCTTAAACAACAGGAGCAACACCCATCTTTGGACCATTAATCCACTAACCAACACACTTGAAATACAGGCGGCTAGAGGGTATAGGATGCTCCCACTCTCCCCCCACCGCAACCACTCCTACATTTGAATCACGCAAGCCAAAACCGATTGTGAAAAGTACAAAGAGTGACCTTGACACATGCGCGCGCGAGAGTGACAAGTGCTATTCCAAATTTGCAACCGCAGACGACGGAGGACCTAGCTAGTAACACCCACCCACCTATACACAATGACTAGCTAGCGTGGAGGACCATGCCTCACCACGAGGTGCGAGCATTGGAGCATACACTCACATTTCGTTTTCCAAGCGGAAAAACCCCATGAACTCGCGTCACACGGCTCCATTCCACTACGAAATAGAAGTATTAATTGAAAAACAAACTCCTACTCTGCCTACTAGTACCACTACTACGAGACGAGCTCGCCGGCTGCAAGAGCCCTACAAGTCTGCAGCCGATGAAGAGTAGTACGTGCTCTCTGCCCAGAACCCCTATAAAACCCCTCCCACAGTAAACTCCACACGGTAAAAAGAAGGACGCAGCCACACACGCACCCATCCGGTTCCTGGCCAGCAGGCTCGAAGGCGATGGACGGCGAGGCGCAAGGACGACGCCGCCCGGCGTGGGTCCCCGGCGCCATCATCGTCGGCGCGGGCCCGTCGGGGCTGGCCGCGGCCGCGTGCctcgcggcgcgcggcgtcccAGCCACGGTGCTCGAGATGTCCGACTCGCTGGCGTCCACGTGGCGCCACCGCACCTACGACCGCCTCACGCTCCACCTCCCCAAGCGCTTCTGCGAGCTGCCCCTGCTCCCGTTCCCGGAGGGCTACCCGGCGTACCCGTCCAAGGACCAGTTCGTGGCCTACATGGAgagctacgccgccgccgccggcgtcgcgccgCGGTTCGGCGCGCGCGTCGAGGAGGCCGCCTtcgacgcggccgccggcgcgtggGCGGTGCGCCTGGCCGGCGGGGAGCTGCTCCTGGCGCGGTGGCTCGTGGTGGCTACGGGGGAGAACGCGGTGCCGCGCGAGCCGGAATTCCCCGGCGCACCGCGGTTCGCCGGGCGCGTCATGCACACGCGCGACTACAAGTCGGGCGAGGTGTTCTCGGGGAAGAAGGTGCTGGTGGTGGGGTGCGGCAACTCCGGCATGGAGGTCAGCCTGGATTTGTGCCGGCACGGCGCCAAGCCCTCCATGGTGGTGCGCAACACGGTAACTAATGATCCCCGTGCTTGCTTACTTACTCCTAGTCCTAGCTAGGACCCGTCGTTTTCTACTCCCGTTGTCTTGCTTTGGACAGCGAAAGTACAAGTGCTGCGAGTTTTGTGCCATCCTGCTTGAGCACTTTCCCCTTGGATGATTGTCTTTGCGCGCGTCGCGCTTTGTTTTTGCTGCGATCTTTTTTGGGGCATGCCTTAATGTGCGTGGTCATATTTGGGCACGCTAAGCATTATTAGACCTACTAACATGTGGTACGGTGTTGGGGATGTCTCTGTCTTGTCCCGTGCCATGCTCAGCACCCATAACATTCTTCTTCGTCTTTGTTCTCTCTTCTTTCGTTCGCATCAGAAATTAAAGCTACAAGTATGTGATGCGTTTTGCGCAGGTCCATGTGCTACCCCGGGAGATGCTTGGCCTCTCCACGTTCGGCATCGCCATGGCGCTGCTCAAGCTGTTCTCCGTCCAGGTAGTCGACCGGATCCtcctcgcggcggcgcggctgacGCTGGGCGACACGGGCAAGCTCGGGCTGAGGCGGCCCAAGACGGGGCCCATGGAGCTGAAGAACCTCACCGGCAGGACCCCGGTGCTGGACGTCGGGACGCTAGGCCACATCAAAACCGGCAAAATTAAGGTTAGTGGCAGCCTACTTGCATTTACACCATGCTTTCACCAAAggagagcagcagcagtagaAGAAGAAAATCACCACACGCACGACCAGTCAAACCATGGGAATTTGAACCCCGGGCCGGGCGCGGTCGTGGGCCTGTGCCTCATCTGGCATGCCAGCCCGGCTTTAAGGCTCGCCTtgctcacacacacacacacacacacacacacacacacacacacacaccaattCTGCGATTGGTTTCCCCCTGAGAAGCGGGCTCTGTTTTTAACCTCTCGTCCTGCATCAAACCTACCGCTGAATGAGTTGCTGATGCGAAACATGATCGCCAGGTAGTGGGAGCAGTGAAGGAGGTGACCCGGAGCGGGGTCAGGTTCGCGGACGGCAAGGAGGAGCAGTTCGACGCAATAATACTGGCCACAGGGTACAGGAGCAACGTGCCGTCCTGGCTCAAGGTAAATTCACCTCCCCCATTCCTCCTTCCTAGTACTGCAACGAGGGGCAAGGCAAAGATGAAAAGTGACGCCGGCGAAAAGGACTCGCTTGTTTGTTGGTTCGGGGCCCTGCCCTTTGCCGAGcagagcagcagctgctgcagcgcGCATCATGTCGTCACCCCTGTTCGGCCATCCTGCCCCCGTTGCCCTTCTCGTGTATGCCGGGCGCGCAGGCGCAGCTCGTGCCCCGCGCTGCGCCGCGCGTTCCTTTCTCCCGAAGTGTTCACCCGCGCCCAAGTGATCGAGTCAGTGAGTCACCCCGGGGGTATGGGCGCGGGCACAGGAGCAGGGGCCCCAACGCTGGCTTGGCGCTGATCCAAGGACTAGGGTGAGGACGACGGGTTCGTATACGGACTCGGGAGTTTGGATATACGCTTTGGGTCCAGTGGATAGATACTTGTCGATACCTCAAGGTGAACGGTCGATTTGTATGCAACGTGTGCAACGAGAATCAGCCAAGTTAATAACTTGCTGCATTTACAATATTTCTTCTTCATGTAGGAGTATACTGTTTGCGACCTTGCTCATGAACCTCGTTATCTTCTACTATGCAGGATGGAGGTGACGTGTTCACGAGAGAAGGCATGCCCAAGACCCCCTTCCCCAACGGCTGGAGAGGGAAGAACGGGCTCTACACCGTCGGATTCTCTCAGCGGGGGCTGCTCGGCGCGTCGTCCGACGCCCTCAACATCGCCAGAGATATACATTGCCAGTGGAAGGACATGGGCAGACCCGCTAACAATAATGTGCTCCAAAGTGACGATACTGTTTGACTCTCGTGTAAATGTACAGTACGCAAGTGGTTATATTAATGTCTTCAAAAGGTACCATTTTGTGTGCTTACGACAGCATGATTTTCGCTTACCGAATTGGCCAACTTAAAAGCCTTTTAGGGCACGATTGGTTCACTGCCGATACTAACCAAACCAAATTTTTGGCGTGCGCATAAGTAACTTGCtccctccatccatccattccaaaaTAAGTATCCTTTTAGTATTCAATTTTTGTCACAAAGAATGTACCTTTAGCTTCTAGTAAGACTAATCTAATTAAAAGAACACTCACACAAATAAAATGGAACATATAGAGAAGCGTGTAGCACCAATCAAATGGCTAATTGATGTTATTTGTTATGACTACTATTGTGTCTAAATTTTCTAAAaggacactctttgtgggatggAGGGATTAGAGTCTAATAATTGCATATTAATATCCGTTCCAATTAAACCAACAAAACAAGATATCACTCAACTATATTTCGATACAAAACAAAATAATGACATATGGACCCTACATTGCATACTAAGAGACGAGTAAATTTTGCAATTTTTGGCAAGCTATAATTTAAACACAACTTTGCTAACGTTTTGGTGTAGCCCATAGTTTGGTCGCGACCAAAATTTGGCTGGACTAGATGGGCTtaaaccaaacatgccctttgATAGAATCAATCGGCGATGGTCAATATGACATGGTAAAACTCATAGACTCATGTTTGTGATGTGGATTTATTTTATGGTATGGATCAATTGATGATCATCCTTCTTATTTTACGTGTTAACTTTGTTACATAttagtagtacccattattaaTCATAGTCGTTGAAGTGGACCGTTAGGTCATGTGGTTTTTTCACTACCAGATAGTCTCATACATATCGTCTTCTTGCAAGTGCTGGCAATCTAACGACACAAATAGCTAGTAAGCGATGGTAATATGTTGACGCTCAAGAATAGAGATAATTTATTGTCTTTCATTTTAGTTACATACCACTTGGGCCCATCTAGAACCGTAAGTCCAGGAAAGATGAAGCCCAAAAGACCCTATTTGAACCCATGTTGGCTGGCATGGCGCAAATCTCGACCTTGTGTACGAAGGCAACGAACCTTAATCTAGGAGGCTTCTAAAAGAACTTAACACTTACATATCCAAAACTTAGTATGAAAGATACATGGGAACATGAAAATGGAAGGTGTAATGGCCGACACACCATGCATTGTGCTAACCAACACATAATATTTTGACGTTGATTTGACGTACCATTTGAACCAGAGGTTTACATAAGATCTCAGGACTAACA encodes the following:
- the LOC117855568 gene encoding indole-3-pyruvate monooxygenase YUCCA1, coding for MDGEAQGRRRPAWVPGAIIVGAGPSGLAAAACLAARGVPATVLEMSDSLASTWRHRTYDRLTLHLPKRFCELPLLPFPEGYPAYPSKDQFVAYMESYAAAAGVAPRFGARVEEAAFDAAAGAWAVRLAGGELLLARWLVVATGENAVPREPEFPGAPRFAGRVMHTRDYKSGEVFSGKKVLVVGCGNSGMEVSLDLCRHGAKPSMVVRNTVHVLPREMLGLSTFGIAMALLKLFSVQVVDRILLAAARLTLGDTGKLGLRRPKTGPMELKNLTGRTPVLDVGTLGHIKTGKIKVVGAVKEVTRSGVRFADGKEEQFDAIILATGYRSNVPSWLKDGGDVFTREGMPKTPFPNGWRGKNGLYTVGFSQRGLLGASSDALNIARDIHCQWKDMGRPANNNVLQSDDTV